One stretch of Balneola sp. MJW-20 DNA includes these proteins:
- a CDS encoding shikimate kinase — protein MASGKSTYGKALAELLDWPFTDLDQYIEKEEGRSINEIFKQEGEEYFRTLERKAVLSLTPDLKNQVVALGGGALHNQHMVDHLKFNGLLICFETPMVEITKRVFDSSERPILYRDNGEKKTKEMLMDELKTLYSGRKKWYDQSQITINTANYKNNEDLIRDLIKKIQLHV, from the coding sequence ATGGCTTCGGGAAAATCCACCTATGGAAAAGCACTTGCTGAACTGCTGGATTGGCCCTTTACGGATCTGGACCAGTACATAGAAAAAGAAGAAGGTCGCAGCATAAACGAGATCTTTAAGCAGGAAGGTGAAGAATATTTCAGGACTCTGGAAAGAAAGGCAGTCTTATCTCTGACTCCGGATCTGAAAAATCAGGTTGTCGCACTTGGAGGAGGTGCGCTTCACAATCAGCATATGGTCGATCATTTAAAATTCAATGGATTACTGATCTGTTTTGAGACACCAATGGTAGAGATCACGAAACGGGTTTTTGACAGTTCGGAACGACCGATCCTTTACCGGGATAATGGAGAAAAGAAAACCAAAGAAATGCTTATGGATGAACTTAAAACCTTATATTCCGGACGTAAGAAATGGTATGATCAATCACAGATCACCATCAATACGGCTAATTATAAAAACAACGAGGATCTGATCCGGGATCTGATCAAGAAAATTCAATTGCATGTCTGA
- the aroB gene encoding 3-dehydroquinate synthase, translating to MSDPITVSTGTRKEYPIYIGSNLGQSLYHFIQRFHPSKAFAVIDENVLDLHEAKIMDELGSYFEELLIYSVPAGEASKNFDQYQKLTDFILNNHAERSIPLFAIGGGVTGDLAGFAASTALRGIPLIHIPTTLLAMVDSSIGGKTGINHAAGKNLIGSFYQPEAVFSDLSYLETLENREWVNGMSEIIKYGFIADPVILDDIFTLSESASGRDPNAWKDLIKRSAMIKNKFVSEDVNEKGIRAYLNFGHTFAHVIEQCGSYGDYSHGEAVFAGMYGAVFVSNKLGSEIDLSNLNRLRPFYELSLKSLDRSSEDLTRMMRTDKKVKDGIIRLILLEQIGSPYIKEMDNEDLITASWEFIRSRF from the coding sequence ATGTCTGACCCGATCACTGTCTCCACCGGTACCCGAAAAGAGTATCCGATCTATATCGGTTCAAACCTGGGGCAGTCTCTTTATCATTTTATTCAAAGATTTCATCCTTCAAAAGCATTTGCTGTGATTGATGAAAATGTGCTAGATCTCCATGAAGCCAAGATCATGGATGAGCTGGGTAGTTATTTTGAAGAATTACTGATCTATTCTGTCCCTGCCGGAGAAGCTTCAAAAAACTTTGATCAATATCAGAAACTCACTGATTTTATCCTGAACAATCATGCTGAAAGAAGTATTCCGCTTTTTGCAATTGGAGGAGGTGTGACCGGTGATCTGGCAGGTTTTGCTGCATCAACTGCTTTGAGAGGTATTCCGCTCATTCATATTCCCACAACGCTGCTTGCTATGGTCGATTCTTCTATTGGTGGTAAAACCGGGATCAATCATGCTGCAGGTAAAAACCTGATCGGTTCATTCTATCAGCCTGAAGCAGTATTCTCAGATTTATCCTATCTCGAAACGCTGGAAAACCGTGAGTGGGTAAACGGTATGAGTGAGATCATAAAGTATGGATTCATTGCTGATCCGGTGATCCTGGATGATATTTTTACTCTTTCCGAGTCGGCATCCGGAAGGGATCCAAATGCCTGGAAAGACTTGATCAAGCGTAGTGCCATGATCAAGAATAAGTTCGTGAGTGAAGATGTAAATGAAAAGGGCATCCGGGCGTATCTGAATTTCGGGCACACCTTTGCCCATGTGATCGAACAGTGCGGCAGTTATGGAGATTATAGTCATGGTGAAGCGGTATTTGCCGGAATGTACGGAGCTGTTTTTGTGTCAAATAAACTGGGCTCTGAGATCGACCTGTCCAATTTAAACCGATTACGTCCGTTCTATGAACTGAGTCTGAAATCTCTGGACCGATCATCTGAAGATCTGACCAGGATGATGAGAACGGATAAAAAAGTTAAAGACGGCATCATCCGACTTATCCTGCTGGAACAAATCGGAAGCCCTTATATCAAAGAAATGGATAATGAAGACCTGATCACTGCATCGTGGGAATTTATAAGAAGTAGATTTTAA
- a CDS encoding NFACT RNA binding domain-containing protein gives MNFYEIIYLKRHLKNKLSCSYFLNAITPYKNLLEIFFEGEGESHRLIFSSSPSNTALFMDTYRPGKKSNALTFFDELKGKKVTDVRIPESDRWVYIDFEEDMTLYFRLFSNRSNVFLTQNSKIVEVFKEYDEPGSEAPDPQVLDLFSADPGSKSTKNKILTLDPMFPRQNIQDLIEVHELDSLNNAELVGFVKGCDEEMRNNPSYRLLANGNTTLFGQQRLPSETVKNFDSVNDLISWRYKNYSNAQRLRQKRSRIESALDRKIKRLKSSLGNLQNAEKGLDRAQQYEQWGHMLMANAHISTKGEDHIEVTDLYSGSDKVKIPIQADLDLAANAQRYYSKSKNTRQSYEEAKKRIPKLEKEKETYLELARELESQQNIWELNDWIKEHETDLEEILQTGNSSVKDEGSAFYQLSINGYQCWIGKNARSNDKLLQAGHKEDIWMHARGVPGSHLLIRMENDKGMPQKKVLLEAASYAAYQSKARGSKLAPVIITKKKYVRKPKGAPPGAVLIDKEEVEMVSPKKPEYE, from the coding sequence ATGAATTTCTATGAAATAATATATTTAAAGCGGCATCTCAAAAACAAATTAAGCTGCTCTTATTTTCTGAATGCGATCACTCCCTACAAGAATTTACTTGAAATCTTCTTTGAAGGTGAGGGGGAGTCGCATAGGCTGATCTTTAGCTCTTCGCCTTCAAATACAGCTTTATTCATGGATACTTATCGGCCGGGGAAGAAATCCAATGCCCTGACATTCTTTGATGAACTAAAGGGAAAAAAAGTTACTGACGTCAGGATACCGGAGTCTGACCGTTGGGTATATATTGATTTTGAAGAGGATATGACTCTTTATTTCAGGCTTTTCAGCAACCGGTCTAATGTATTTCTCACACAGAACTCAAAGATTGTGGAAGTCTTTAAAGAGTATGATGAGCCCGGATCAGAAGCTCCCGATCCTCAGGTACTGGATCTTTTTTCTGCAGATCCCGGATCAAAAAGTACAAAGAATAAGATCCTTACCCTTGATCCCATGTTTCCCAGACAAAATATTCAGGACCTAATTGAAGTACATGAGCTGGATAGTCTGAATAATGCGGAGCTTGTTGGTTTTGTAAAGGGATGTGATGAAGAAATGCGAAATAACCCCTCTTACAGATTACTGGCCAATGGAAATACCACCTTGTTTGGGCAACAACGCCTTCCATCAGAAACGGTCAAGAATTTTGATTCTGTAAATGACCTTATATCATGGAGATATAAGAACTATTCAAATGCTCAGCGACTAAGGCAAAAGAGAAGCCGTATCGAGTCGGCTCTGGACCGCAAAATAAAGAGACTGAAGTCAAGCCTGGGCAATTTGCAGAATGCGGAAAAAGGACTGGATCGAGCCCAGCAATATGAACAGTGGGGACATATGCTGATGGCAAATGCTCATATAAGTACGAAGGGAGAGGATCATATCGAGGTAACCGACCTGTATTCGGGCAGTGATAAGGTGAAGATCCCTATTCAAGCAGATCTCGACCTGGCTGCTAATGCACAGCGATATTATTCAAAGTCGAAGAATACCCGCCAGTCGTACGAGGAAGCAAAAAAGCGGATCCCTAAACTCGAAAAAGAAAAAGAGACGTATCTCGAACTGGCCAGGGAGCTTGAATCTCAACAGAATATCTGGGAGCTGAATGACTGGATCAAAGAGCATGAAACGGATCTGGAAGAGATCCTTCAGACAGGAAATTCATCCGTAAAAGATGAAGGATCAGCTTTCTATCAGCTGAGTATCAATGGCTATCAATGCTGGATAGGAAAGAATGCCAGGAGCAATGACAAACTACTGCAGGCCGGTCATAAGGAAGATATCTGGATGCATGCCCGCGGAGTTCCGGGATCTCACCTTCTCATCCGCATGGAAAATGATAAAGGAATGCCCCAAAAGAAGGTGCTGCTGGAAGCGGCATCATATGCGGCTTATCAATCGAAGGCAAGGGGATCAAAACTGGCTCCGGTGATCATCACAAAAAAGAAGTATGTCAGAAAACCAAAAGGAGCTCCGCCAGGGGCGGTATTGATCGATAAAGAAGAAGTGGAAATGGTTAGTCCAAAAAAACCTGAGTATGAATGA